A window of Bacillota bacterium genomic DNA:
CTGCCCGGCGCGCGCCTCCCGGTTGAACGTCGCTGTTCCGGTGTTGGTGTTTATGGCGGCGTTTGCGGTGCGGGCGGCATTTATCCATCACTGGGGCGACACGTTGACCCTGCAGAGCGACGACCTGGGTTACATCGAGAGCGGCAGACGCCTTGCTGTCGACCACGTCTTTTCGTACTGGCGCCCTAAACTTTCCCCTGAACCGGCCCTCGGGCCGACGGCCTATATCACCCCGGGATACCCGCTTTTCCTTGCCTTTTTCTTCCGGATGTTCGGTGACGCCGGCAGCCATGCACTGGCGGCGGCGCGGTACGCCCAGGCGATTATCTCCGCGGGCGGTGTTTGTCTCGTTTATTATCTCGGCGAGCATTTCAGCGGGCGGTGGGCGGGAGCCGGCGCGGCGTTGCTTTGCGCCTTTTATCCTCCTCTTATCTTGTTAAGCGGGCTCTTGCTTACCGAGACGCTTTTCACATTTTGTCTGCTTGTGTTCACTCTGATCTGGTTGAAGGTGCAGCCGGCGAACCGCCGTGGTTATGCGCTGTTGGGGGTAATCGCAGGGCTGGCGGTCCTTCTCCGTCCCACCGGCGCCGTCCTGGTGATGCTTGCTTTATGTTTTTTAGGCTGGCGATTTCTTACCGCTTCCGGGAGATCCGTACGGGCGCCGTTTCTTGCCGCCGTCGTGCTCCTAGGTTTCTTTTGCCTTACCGTGTCACCTTGGTGGGTACGCAACGCCGTCGTCTTCCACCGTTTCATCCCGCTTTCCGAGGGAGGCGGAAACCCCCTGCTGCTGGGGACTTACGTTAACCTTGAGGGAATCAGGTACGGCTGGAGCAATGATTGGCCGGTGGGGAAGGACCCCATGGAAACGAGCCGGCTGCAGACCGCCCTTGCCCTGGAGCGTCTTGAAACCGGCTTTGCAGAGGATTTCAGGCGTTATTTGGATTGGTACACTCGGGCGAAGTTTAAGCTGCTCTGGTTCAGGACGTTTTTGTGGGGTGCGGAACAAAAGTTACCGCCGGTTTTTACCCAGTACCTTCACTATGTCATCCTGTCGGCGGGGTTATTTGGCCTGGTCTACGGTCTCGCACGCCGATTGCCGGGCGCCGGGCGTATTTTCGGTATTCTTGCGGCCTATACAGCGGTGCACCTTGTCACGTACGCCCACTGCCGTTACGCGCTTCCCCTGCTGCCGCTCCTCGCGGTCTTTGCGCCGGCAGCTTTTACGTACAGGCTGCGCGGCCGTTATTACAAATAAGGGAGAACTTTTTTATAACAGGGGCCTGTGCTATAATAGACTGCATACAAAGGGGGAGATAGGATGTATCCGGAAAAGTTCAGCCGACAGGGGCTTACGTTCGATGATGTTTTGCTGACTCCGGCAGCTTCGGCGGTTTTGCCGCGGGATGTGGATACAGCCACCTGGTTGACTGAGAAAATCAGACTGAGCATACCGCTGGTCGGTTCCGCAATGGACACCGTGACCGAATCCCGGCTGGCGATCGCCCTGGCCCGGGAGGGCGGCATCGGTGTAATCCATAAGAATATGACCATGGAACAGCAGGCCCTCGAGGTTGACCGGGTCAAACGGTCCGAGCACGGCGTTATTACCGATCCGATCTTCCTCGCGCCGGAGAATACCGTCCAAGAGGCTATGGCCATGATGGGGAGGTACCGTATTTCCGGGGTGCCGATTACGGAAAAAG
This region includes:
- a CDS encoding glycosyltransferase family 39 protein gives rise to the protein MAAAGACPARASRLNVAVPVLVFMAAFAVRAAFIHHWGDTLTLQSDDLGYIESGRRLAVDHVFSYWRPKLSPEPALGPTAYITPGYPLFLAFFFRMFGDAGSHALAAARYAQAIISAGGVCLVYYLGEHFSGRWAGAGAALLCAFYPPLILLSGLLLTETLFTFCLLVFTLIWLKVQPANRRGYALLGVIAGLAVLLRPTGAVLVMLALCFLGWRFLTASGRSVRAPFLAAVVLLGFFCLTVSPWWVRNAVVFHRFIPLSEGGGNPLLLGTYVNLEGIRYGWSNDWPVGKDPMETSRLQTALALERLETGFAEDFRRYLDWYTRAKFKLLWFRTFLWGAEQKLPPVFTQYLHYVILSAGLFGLVYGLARRLPGAGRIFGILAAYTAVHLVTYAHCRYALPLLPLLAVFAPAAFTYRLRGRYYK